The genomic region aaataaataataattcatttattttaagttatttaatttttttgaaaaataatgtctttttaaaattaatttataatttttagtatAATAACAAAAGACTAGGAATCTTGGATTTTCTAATGTAAAGAATTATAGAATTATTATTCTCCTTCTTTATTACTTATACATATTTTCTTAATTTAGAAAATATAAACTCAAGTAGTGTTGGGTGGTTGTTATATCATAAATTCAAACCACTTATCACTGAATGACCAAACTAGAAGTCTAGAACCCACCTATCTATAAAGTGTTGTTCGTCTAATCGTGTAAATAAAGAAAGAATAATTAACACTGTACAACTActataaaaatctttttaataggTTGATTTTACTGCCCCTCAAATTAACTGAAGCATTGTCTACAAAAGGAAAACTAAATAGAAAAATGAAGCACAGCTAAATCCAAATAGTAATTGTCTCAAATTAACTGAAGCACAATCAATGATAAATAGATTTTGGATTTGATCTTTGTTATTAATTACTAGGGTGGTTTTAGATTTATTGATATTTAAAATAAGGGATATCATATATTAGAATTGGTgtgttaatttttgtttaatagtGACAGACATTTTGATAAAAATAGCAATAAATTTACAACTTTATCAAGtgaaacttcttttttttttcgaagaGTTTAAGAATAATCTTAAATGAGGTTGTCCTCTATTTAAGaagtttctttatttttttttcttttgtttaatttatttaagtaaaaaaaataataaatagatttGCCATGACAGGTATGGTTAAATAGGACACTGATTAAAAAAACCTTGAAAACATAATAATATTATCATTCTTTTTGAAATTTACACTGCAACAATGCATTTTTAGttattgtttctctttttatttCTGNTTTAACCaataataatcaataataaaaataaagaatgtGCAACAGTTGATATAGTTTGAGTTGTTActataaagagaattaaaaaaattaactgaTTGTTAATTAAAAGTACATTGATTCTGGTTTTCCCCCCTTTTTGCTAACGTTATTTTCAATCTTAGTTCttcagataaaaaaaattattataaaactatggcatattaagcacaaattaggtGTGAATACAAATTGGACTTGTTGCATTTTTAATGACGGTAATCACAAGCCCACACGTACATATAAAGCCACAAACCCCCTACTTCGCTTATCAattatcatcatcaccaccaccatcaccaccgtcttaaaccaaacaaaacaaaagcaagaaaaagaaaaagaaaaagaaacagaaaCTAAAGCCAACAAAGTCcaagaaataaaaaagaacacATCATGATCCCATAATAACAATGGAAGAAGCAACAACATCTTCAACATCATCAACAATCATGGCAGCACTCTCCACTCTCTCTCCCACCACCGTCTCCAATCTCACCCACTCCATCATCTCCGCCACCAACCACCGCACCCACCGCCTCGCCCTCCTCCTCTCCTccccaaccctcttctctctAACCCtccaccatctccataccctctCTCTCCACCAAAAAACCCTCCTCATCGCGCGCCACCTCCTCTCTTCTCTCCACACACTCACTCGCCACGCCGCAATGCCGCCGCCATTGTCAACTTCAATGCGGCAACGCGATCTCGACGCGGTTCTCCTCCTTCTCTTGTTCTGCGAGACGCACAACCACAACCCCGAGCTTTTAGAAGATTCCTTTTCGGAATGGAGGGTGAATTTGAGAAGGGCTTTCCGGGAGAAAATATTGGCGGCCGTTTCTTTTTGTGGCGGTTTTGGATTACCAAGTATTGCAAAGAAGAGATGCGCGTGGGGAGGGACGTCTGCGAGTTGCCATGTCAGCATTTGTTTCATTGGATGTGCATTTTGCCGTGGCTTGGAAAGAGGAACACGTGTCCCTGCTGCCGGCTCAGGTTGCCGTCCGATGATGTCTTCGGAGAGATCCAACGGCTGTGGGGTGTTTTGGTTAAGATAGGTGAAAAAGAATGTAGAAGCGGTTAATTCTGTTGACCttatttcttgtactttaagacTATAATTCTTCGATTTTacgaattttatttataaatatttctCTAATATCAGAATTAATAGCTAATTAGAATTTTAGCTATTTCCTTCAGAGTTTGATCTCTCTTGACTTGAATTTTACGTTCAGAAATTTATGTTTTTAGAAAAGCTTTGCATCGATAAAAAAATAGTCACTTTCTTTTATTAGTTgtgaatattttaaaaaaatattataaatatcaaTTAGTAAGTATGCCAAATTTTTTTTCAGACCTAATAGCTAGTTTGTAAAACACAGAATTAATTTTGCAGAGGGTATTAGCTATTATGCTTTTCGTTAGCTCTGGTTATTTGTaacgcttttttttttatttatttctatgtTTTCACTTAGCAAAGGAATTCAAGAAGGCAGGGTATTAGAGAGGTGGGGTCGACGTACAAGTGGCTTTATGATTTGTGTGATGATAGTAGAATGGAGCAAAACTAGCTTACTAACTAGATTGGTTCTTGATTTGAATGGCTAGCaataatttgtttgattttgatgcTGCTGGCATTAGACAAGGACTCATGTGGTTTATAGAGGTATCAAATGAATTGGAAGGATAAAGGGTGGAAATGGTAGGGTTCTTAATCTTGTGGATGTATGTACAGTGttataaagattttttttatcatcTTTAGCAAAATTTTTAGTccacaattaattaattataactaaatacttgtttatttatttttactatattgTATTTTTTAAACTAATGTGAAATAGTTCATTATTATGAAAAAAATCATCCTTAAAACTTTCTATTATAAGACAGAACAATCGTAATGCTTTAACAATGTGTTACTCATAGATGGTAATTGATTTTGCAGTAATTGCTAATTTGATGTCATCTTTATGATTAATGTATGTGATAGAATATGCCCTAGTAGAGGTGATGTCAAATTCTTTAATCTCTTTGGTGATtgaaatttcaattacaattacaTTTCTATGgcaaacaatatatatatatatattcaaccgTGTAGAACATAGACCAGGACACACTCTACATGTGTAGAATTGTGCTGGCACAATCGTAGTGTGACAAATATCTCTGCCAAGAGATAAATTCTGTTGATATTGTACTGTGAGGCAGATGGTGCAGCTGATTTCCAGCTTCCGTCACATGAGAGATTTCTGATTAAGATAGGATAATGACAATTGAGTGTGATTAACCTTAACGAAGGGCCATTGTTGGGTGTATGGGCTTAGTTGTTCATGGGCCTTGTCGGTTTTTTGCAGGGACCTATTGTATGTGTATTTGTGTGTTTTATGACATTTGGTGTAACGATAGGAGTGAAGTTGTTTGTAGAAAATGTAAGTGGGTATAGTATTTATTACTTATATTTGATGCATTAGAGTTATTGTGTATGGGCTTATTGAGTGCTTTGTTTAATCACAGCTCTGTCCCGAATAAAAAACTGTATGTAGCAACCATGACGTGGAATATATCATTAGCTCCACCCTTCTATATATTTTATAGAACCTAGTTAAATAACAATATAGCATAGAGAGTGANNNNNNNNNNNNNNNNNNNNNNNNNNNNNNNNNNNNNNNNNNNNNNNNNNNNNNNNNNNNNNNNNNNNNNNNCAATATATGTGTCTATGTGGATGTGAATgacataattttatttattaacaatTATGTAAATTCTTTGCTAAAAttcataataatttttattaacttaacaacACAATAAAAAAGTTCAACTAGAGAACTTATTTGTTTTAGATAGGTTTAAACAATTTATATGAAATTTTATTTGTGTCCATTACATTTGCATTATAGTTGAAGTAAATCTTAAACTTTAAACTCTCAAACTTAATCCCTACAACAATAACCCTCACTAATCCTTAAAATTCTAAATATTAAATTCTAAACCATAATTCCTTAACTGTAAATACTTAACCATAATTGTTGAATCTTAAATgttaaaacataaaatttgaaccCATAAATCCCAAAATCTTAAACCCTCAATCTCATCCATGTAATATTGATGTATGAGGCTTGGTGTGGGACTATCGCTGTTTCGATGCAAGTTGTTGTGATAGAAAAATCAGAAGGTGTTTTAAAATGGTAAAGGTGTGTTGTCACACGGTTAAACATAAGCGGTTTAAAATTATGGTTTAAAATTTAGTATTTAGGAGTTAGGGTAAAGATTTAATGTTTAAGGTCTAGAATGTAGTGTTTAGAGTTTAAGAAATATGGTTAAGTCAAGTTTTTCTTTTATACATGTAGATATAGCAGACAGATTGATAGTGAAAAAATATTGTCAGTTAAAGTGGTCATGGTTGTAACAAATGACAAGTTTTGATATGGTTAAACGGTCAGTGTTCATTAGTCCTCCGcaaaaattccaaaatataaaaattcgtATTGGTACGAAATAGAATATTTGTAAAAGGACGTATCTCATATTGTTGTATTATGAAATATATGTATTatgttttttatttgtattttcttgAGCATTTCTAAATTATGTAAATAATTTTTGTAAAGGATATTGATTTGTAATTATAagcttattttatttaatatattgaaTATTTATTTCGTGAATAATTATAaacttattttaattaattttcgtgaatattttatttaattataagcTTGTGAATAAATT from Arachis ipaensis cultivar K30076 chromosome B02, Araip1.1, whole genome shotgun sequence harbors:
- the LOC107628294 gene encoding E3 ubiquitin-protein ligase SGR9, amyloplastic, yielding MEEATTSSTSSTIMAALSTLSPTTVSNLTHSIISATNHRTHRLALLLSSPTLFSLTLHHLHTLSLHQKTLLIARHLLSSLHTLTRHAAMPPPLSTSMRQRDLDAVLLLLLFCETHNHNPELLEDSFSEWRVNLRRAFREKILAAVSFCGGFGLPSIAKKRCAWGGTSASCHVSICFIGCAFCRGLERGTRVPAAGSGCRPMMSSERSNGCGVFWLR